The sequence ctctggtccTCACCCCCACAGCAAGGCAGATATGAGACCCTCGCTGGTGGGGGACAGAGTCAGTATTTGCACCAGTAAATCATCAGACTCCAGAGCTGGTAGGCAACACATCTGGGACTAGAAGCCAGTCTCTTGCCTCCTGGCCCAGTGATGCTTCATTATCCaatgggagacacaagaggacaaGCGGAGGACCTGTCCTGACACCCTAGGTAGAGGGGACCAAATGGTCCTGGCCCTCCTTTGGGCCCTTGGGTACTTTGGGGCCAGTAGGTCTCAGGAAAGACCATCTTAAACCATAAGAACCCTGAAAAAGGGTggttatattttcatcttttccttccaAGAGTAGGGTTactagataaaatacaggatgtccACCTAAATTTGAATTGCAGGTAATGAGTTTATCAGTGTAAGTATGTCTTAAATATTACATGAGAAATACACATACTAAAAGAATTTGTCATTAAAATAAttccttgtttatctgaaattcaaattcaaatttaactgggcatcctgtatttttatttgctaaatctggcaaccctccTCAAGAGGCACCATGGCCTCATACAGAGAGAGCCCCTCTCCCTCTGTAGACAGGAGAGGCACCCTTGTCAGCTCCCAAATATTTGCTGTAGCCTCCCCCGGGCAATGCGTGCCTGCTGGCCCTCCACTCACACGACCTCAGAGTGTCGGTCCAGTGAGCAGAGACATCCTGCCCTGGGGAGACACGCTAGCAGCTTCTTTCTAAAAAGTACAGTTTTGCTTCACCTGGCTCCCTGTTTCCTGTGGAAGACGCTGGGTTCATCATTTCTGGCGTTCTGGGGTTCCATCCTTGCCGTCTAAGGCCCGCGTTCAGGAGAGGCTTGAGCAGGTGGGCAGCTTGCCCTTTTCCTTTGCTAGAGCCCCGGGGGCTCTGCCTGCTTCCCTCTTTTGCAGCGGCCATCACCCACACTGTCCAGGAAATTCCTCTCCTCCAATCCCCACAGCTACCTCTCAACACAAAACCACAGATATTTCTTGTGGTTGAAGTGTTTTACTTCCATGGGGAAACAGTCACTGGATGAGAAAAGAATTGATAGGAAAGTGacaagggggtggtggtgtgatgaattgggagattgggattgacatgtatacacccatgtgtataaaatggatgactaataagaaaataaataaacattaaaaaaaaaagaaagtgacaagATTCTTCCAGAAAGTTCTAAGAGTCATGGTCCCTGCTCTGCAGTTCTTGGCTCACTtgggtcttctgccttttttgcTCCCCCTTGAAGCTGGATCCTGGCCCTACACATTCACTCGGATGGTTTCAGACCAATAATCAACTAGATTCTGGGGATTGCTTGCCTCATGTGGGCCATCAGAGGACATCAGTCAGGGCAATCCCAGTACCGTGGCTGCCACATGGGCCTGATCTTCCCAATAGTGCCTCCTCTTCCTTGAATATATAGATGAAAAATAGGGTAAAAGcagtctccctccccaccttcctcccagCAGTGCCCAGGGCATAAGCACAAGAGCTTGTGTGAAGTCAGTGCCCTGGGACTCATAGCTCACAAAGTTGGTCTTACCCAATACAGGCCCCAGCACCAGTGAACCAGGCCACACGGAAGTGCCTGCTGGGTCAGGACCCCCTCCAGGGGTCAGGACGAGCTCAGAGGGAGTCTTCCAGACCACTGACCTCACTGAGACCTCTATGTCAAACCATGTCTCTTTGGAAACTCAAACCCTAAGCACCCAGACCTCTGATACGACCTTCCTCCCAGGCAGCACCATTTCAGTAGCAGAGAACAGGGAAAACAAGACCATGGCCCTCATAAAaataatgccttccaagtcctTGGCTGTGATCACCACTCCTATGGAGACATCAGCCACAAGCGGCAGCCCCACGGGACGTGGAATGACCACAGTTGAGACCGTCACAGGCACTGAGCTCTCGAAAGCCGCCTTTGACACCCTTTGCAATTTCGACAGCTCTGAAGAGGCAAAGAGAATCATGGTAGACTTCTTGAAATTAGCTCACACCGCTACAGAAGCCGAGGCCTTGTCCTCGGAGAGCAGCGCTTCCTCTGACAGCTCAGTTCCAGCCATCACCGCCTCACAAGCCCTGTCACCTGACTTCGCTGCTCTGGCTAAAGCCTTGGTTACCTACAACATCAGCAACATCGAGGTGATCGACTGCAGTGTTACAGAAATGGAAGCAACTGCCAGCACCCCTGGGACCTCAGACACAGATCGCAGCCCCACGAGAGGAAAGGCCCTGTCTACCCCCGAGACATCCGCTTTGCCTGACTCCACTGAAGCAAAATCACACCTCGCCAGGACCACAGCCTCTGCTGAGACCTTGTCAGCAGCCAGCGCCACAGAATCAGCCACACCTGACATCACACTCACCATCAGTAGCAccacagaaatggaaacaacagCCGCCAGGGCCACGGCCCCCAGTGGAAACTTGGTGACAGTTAGCGTGAACCTGTTGGAAGAAAACTCATCCCTCTCTGTTGAGACAACAAGCCACACCGAGGTCTCAGGAGCAGTGACAATCTCCACAGGGACTGTGTCAACAGTAGGCGAGGTGACTTCCCCTGCTGGGTTCTCAGCTACGGTCTACAGCCTGTCTGAAGTGACTACCATCATGAGCTCCACCCCCTCAGAGACTTCTACCACTGACATCACATTCAGTGCGCCCGCTCCCAACAGCAGGAGCCCTCTTCCTTCTGTCCATCCGGCTACGGCCAACagcagtcaagaaacaaacaTCACCTTAGCCAAGACCACAGCCTCAGCAAAGACCTTGAAGATAGCCAGCACAGCTGGAGGGAAGCCCTCAACAGCCACGCCCACCAGTGCTCAGACAAGTCTGACAGATGTTACTGCAGGTGAGCAGCTTCCCCCATGTGTGATTTTTGGGGATttggggtttggagtctgcatgTTTAGGGAGTAGGGAGAAAGGAAGGCTCTGGGGGCCTATTCTGAGCCCTGTCTCTGATGTCACCTCTTCATGATCTTCTAGTGGTTCTTGCCAAAATCAGTAACGAGCAGAATTAAGGTGGTGTATGGAAAAAGTGTGGAGAAATGGTTTGGGATCTTGTCTCTGCCCTTAACAACCTGAGTGACCTAGGACaggtccctctccctctctgggcctcagtttctccaccagTTGCTGGAGGAGGTTGCAGTGAAGTCCATTCCATCTCTGCCATTCTACGGAGTTGACTGTTAAGTAACTACTGTGCACCAGGCAAGGACCCAAATTTTACTTAAAAGACACAGCCCTCACTATCTGAACGCCTCTGGTTCAGCCAGGGCCATACCATATGGGCATCTGGCCCAAATTGCTGCCCTCTGAGCAGCTGGGACCCCATGAAAATGGAGCTCACTGGATGCACTTGCTGGAATTGGTGCCGTAAATGGtgacttaaaataaataaataaattgggcaAAGGTTTGGGAGTCTAAAGCTACATgtctgggcaggacaggaataaagacgcagacctagagaatggacttgaggacacggggagggggaagggtaagctgagacaaagtgagagagtggcatggacatatatacactaccaaatgtaaaatagatagctagtgggaagcagctgcatggcacagggagatcagctcggtgctttgtgatgacctagagggctgggatagggagggtgggagggaggctcaagagggaggggatatggggatatatgtgtatgtatagctgattcactttgttatacagcagagactaacagaaaaatgtaaagcaattatactccaataaagatgttgaaaaaaaaaaagaaagaaagctacatcTCTAAGACAACAGATATTTCTTGGGGAAGAGGTGCCTTGTCAGCCCAGCTCCCAGTCAGCCTATAGCCTTCACCTCCACTTCCCATcactccttcctcctgcctcatCCCTGCAGTATCCTCAGCTTGCACTGCCTTCTTTGGGGGGtgagataaaaatattaatcacAACTACCTTACTGAATATCTTttgtattccaggcagaggtgatataaaaatatttcacagcTAGTGAGCATTGGCACCAGCTGAAGTTTCTCTCTGATTCCAGGCAGTAAACTACTGTATGAGCTTTGCATGTTATCTCCTCTAACTAAACCTTCAAAACTACCTCATGAGGTGGGTATTCTTACACCCCacctgacagatgaggaaatagatttAAAGATGGTAAAAAAGTAACAGTGGAATTCCAAGTCTGTTTGATTCCAAAACTTAGTCTCctgttgtgcttttatttttaaaggctcaatttattaatatatttttattttaaaaagcttttatttgTTGATTAGATGATACATTCACATGATTTGAAATTGAGTAAGTACAAAAGAGTACACCATAAAATGTCTTTCTCCCATTGCTGTCCCCCAGCTCCCCAATTTTCCTTACATACATAACTGATGGTATCACTTTCTTGTGAATCCTCTTCTGGACATGAAATATGCACATGGAAGCATAAGAAGGAAGATGAAAGATATCTACATATTATATCGATATAATATAGACATAGATACTATATCATATAGATATAGAATAATATCTCTCATCTTCCTTTTCATGCAAATGGAGCATGTGTTAAACACAGATCTCTGAGACAaggccattcttttttatggcttctcAGTATTTTgttttaccataatttatttaaccagtgttttatggatggacatttaggtctttttttttttttaacatctttattggagtataattgctttccaatggtgtgttagtttctgctttataacaaaatgaatcagttatacatatacatatatccccatatctcttccctcttgcatctccctccctcccaccctccctatcccacccctctaggtggacacagagcaccgagctgatctccctgtgctatgcggctgcttcccactagctatctattttacatttggtagtatatatatgtccatgccactctctcactttgttccagcttacccttccccctccccatgtcctcaagtccattctctagtaggtctgcatctttattcccgtcttgcccctaggttcttcatgaccttttttttagattccatacatatgtgttagcatacggtatttgtttttccctttctgacttacttcactctgtatgacagactctaggtccatccacctcactacaaataactccatttcgtttctttttatggctgagtaatattccattgtatatatgtgccacaccttctttatccattcatctgtcgatggacacttaggttgcttctatgtcctggctattgtaaacagagctgcaatgaatattgtggtacatgactctttttggacatttaggtcttttccagtattttgttatgacaaacAGCACTGCAGTAAATAGCACATTTTTCACATATGTGTCATTTTCTGTAGGATAAACTTCTaggagtacaattgctggatcaATTCTAATAGTATTCTAATAGGAAGAAATGACTAAAATGTGGCAGGTAAAGGCAGGCATATTAGGGCTCAAGAAAAGACGGAAGTTGCCTACAAGCTACTAAGTCAGGAAGGCTGGATTGAAAGACCTCTGCCAACCTGGAGCTGGAAGCACTGGCTGAGGACATCCCCTCAGAGACCAGCCTCTCTGCAGCCTTCTCCCCAGCTGGCCCCTTTCCCAACAGCCCCATCTGGGCCTCCAGGCCTTGAGAACATTCTAGATCCactttcatttctccttcctcacACTACTCTTTTGACTTCTCCAAATGTGGATGGGGCCTCTAGCCATCATTTCCTTCCCTCTTGTTGGGAAGACACTACGATGGGTCCAGTTACTGGAGAGAAGGAATCCTTTCTCTTTGCAGTGAATAGAGGTAAGATCCTATGTGAACACAGACTCATTTACACACGAGTGTGAGCACACATATGCAGCGTGGGGACAGAGACTGGGTAGCACAGTTCACATCTTGATTCCTGAAATGACTTACCCATATTTTCATCTTCCTACTGTTCTCAACTTGCAGGTGAGGATGGAGGCTTCTTCCTCCTGAGGCTGAGCGTGGCCTCCTCAAAAGACCTCACTGCCCCCAGAGTGGCAGAGAGGTTGATGCAGCAGGTGAGTGGCACTTTCTGTGCCGGGGAGTAGAGGAGAGTGAGAGGTTCTCGGAGACCCTGGGGAAGATCTCCAGGATACAGAAGATACTGTACACTTGGGAGGGGCTAGCTTCTTATGGAGTATTAGGAGTGAGATCTAAAAATCCCTGTCTGGCTTTGCTTCTGCCTGTTTTTCCTGAGTTCTGAATTCCCCTTCTCTGCTATGTAAAAAAAGATTCTTTCCCTCATTCCAATTTCCTCAGGCTTTAGGAAGATCAGGCTTTCAGGCCCCTGGGAGAAGGTCAATGTTATAAATGGGCAGATAGGCAGGACTTTAGTTGCAAGTGGCGGCAACCCAACTCATCGTAGCTTATACAATAGGCAAGGTATTGGCTAAGAAACCTAGAGGTGGCTGTCCAGCTTCAGTTATGGCTGGATCCAGAGGCTCAAACAGGATCATcaggattttctctttctctccccctcttaGCTCTGCTCCCTTCATTCCTCAGAGTCTCTTCATATGTAAGGAAAGGTGGCTGTGACAGCCCTAGATTCACAAGGCACTTACCTCTCCCAAGATCTGCATATCGTACTAGGGAAGGATGGATCTCATTGAC is a genomic window of Delphinus delphis chromosome 4, mDelDel1.2, whole genome shotgun sequence containing:
- the MUC20 gene encoding mucin-20; translated protein: MVARAPARMAFLWGLALPLFFFCWVAGAPRSSAGPSTSEPGHTEVPAGSGPPPGVRTSSEGVFQTTDLTETSMSNHVSLETQTLSTQTSDTTFLPGSTISVAENRENKTMALIKIMPSKSLAVITTPMETSATSGSPTGRGMTTVETVTGTELSKAAFDTLCNFDSSEEAKRIMVDFLKLAHTATEAEALSSESSASSDSSVPAITASQALSPDFAALAKALVTYNISNIEVIDCSVTEMEATASTPGTSDTDRSPTRGKALSTPETSALPDSTEAKSHLARTTASAETLSAASATESATPDITLTISSTTEMETTAARATAPSGNLVTVSVNLLEENSSLSVETTSHTEVSGAVTISTGTVSTVGEVTSPAGFSATVYSLSEVTTIMSSTPSETSTTDITFSAPAPNSRSPLPSVHPATANSSQETNITLAKTTASAKTLKIASTAGGKPSTATPTSAQTSLTDVTAGEDGGFFLLRLSVASSKDLTAPRVAERLMQQLDRKLHMFMSPIQVSLLRVRRG